A single region of the Xenopus laevis strain J_2021 chromosome 4L, Xenopus_laevis_v10.1, whole genome shotgun sequence genome encodes:
- the LOC108704013 gene encoding MKRN2 opposite strand protein-like, producing MYDSLVKFSHCGQDIYCQSVPQQCPVCGGAAVSSWRLEEAPVTIPSPIVNGHTQRCSFVLKPTRGHFLGEYDGSADLHVGISSSTGMVYHYNESGTHKDSVGWEQTVSVPLVPAHHYSLLHQWDSYLEEFSAADHWHPHRYLSGK from the exons ATGTATGATTCGCTGGTGAAGTTCAGTCACTGTGGGCAGGACATTTATTGCCAGTCTGTGCCCCAGCAGTgccctgtgtgtgggggggcagcCGTGAGCTCGTGGAGACTGGAGGAGGCGCCGGTCACTATTCCCAGTCCTATAGTGAATGGACACACTCAGCGCTGCTCCTTTGTACTGAAGCCCACGCGGGGCCACTTCCTCGG GGAGTACGATGGCAGCGCAGATCTCCATGTTGGGATCTCCAGTTCTACAG GTATGGTGTATCATTACAATGAGAGTGGCACACACAAGGATTCGGTGGGCTGGGAGCAGACTGTGAGTGTCCCCCTGGTGCCAGCACATCACTATTCCCTCCTACACCAGTGGGATTCTTATTTAGAGGAGTTCTCAGCAGCAGATCACTGGCACCCACACAGGTACCTCTCTGGGAAATAA